The following proteins are co-located in the Peromyscus maniculatus bairdii isolate BWxNUB_F1_BW_parent chromosome 23, HU_Pman_BW_mat_3.1, whole genome shotgun sequence genome:
- the Setd1b gene encoding histone-lysine N-methyltransferase SETD1B isoform X1, translating to MENSHPHHHHQQPPPQPGPSGERRNHHWRSYKLMIDPALKKGHHKLYRYDGQHFSLAMSSNRPVEIVEDPRVVGIWTKTKELELSVPKFKIDEFYVGPVPPKQVTFAKLNDNIRENFLRDMCKKYGEVEEVEILYNPKTKKHLGIAKVVFATVRGAKEAVQHLHSTSVMGNIIHVELDTKGETRMRFYELLVTGRYTPQTLPVGELDAVSPIVNETLQLSDALKRLKDGSLSAGCGSGSSSVTPNSGGTPFSQDTAYSSCRLDTPNSYGQGTPLTPRLGTPFSQDSSYSSRQPTPSYLFGQDPTATFKARRHESKFTDAYNRRHEHHYVHNSSVAAVAGATTTFRGSSDLPFGSSGASSGPPFKTQSQDSASFAHTPPPAQAAPASGFKSAFSPYQTPAPPFPPPPEEPTAAAAAAAAFGTRDSGEFRRAPAPPPLPPSEPPAKEKPGTPPGPPPPDHNSMELGGRPTFGWSPEPCDSPGTPTLESSPAGPEKPHDSLDSRIEMLLKEQRTKLPFLREQDSDTELQMEGSPISSSSSQLSPLTHFGTNSQPGFRGPSPPSSRPSSTGLEDISPTPLPDSDEDDDLGLGLGPRPPPEPGPPDPMGLVGQTAEAALDLAGDRTPTSERMDEGQQSSGEDMEISDDEMPSAPITSADCPKPMVVTPGAGAVAAPNVLAPNLPLPPPPGFPPLPPPPPPPPPQPGFPMPPPLPPPPPPPPPSHPAVTVPPPPLPAPPGVPPPPILPPLPPFPPGLFPVMQVDMSHVLGGQWGGMPMSFQMQTQMLSRLMTGQGACPYPPFMAAAAAAASAGLQFVNLPPYRGPFSLSNSGPGRGQHWPPLPKFDPSVPPPGYVPRQEDPHKATVDGVLLVVLKELKAIMKRDLNRKMVEVVAFRAFDEWWDKKERMAKASLTPVKSGEHKDEDRPKPKDRIASCLLESWGKGEGLGYEGLGLGIGLRGAIRLPSFKVKRKEPPDTASSGDQKRLRPSTSVDEDDEESERERDRDMADAPCELAKRDPKSVGVRRRPARPLELDSGGEEDEKESLSVSSSSSASSSSGSSSTSPSSSASDKEEEEQESTEEEEEEAEEEEEEEEEGPRSHVSSPSSSSTSDKDDDDSDDQIDSDNDDQDIALSEASEKDSGDSEEEETESIATSKAVAESSSSESSESSEYESSSESSSSSSSSSEDEEDMAEPGEEEEEEEEKETAMATAMVVAMADENMPPAGGQDFEQERAEVPLGPGAPMGESLGTEEEVDIEAADEVPEMQTPMLEEAPLPVGAQELEGSKEPREEPVPDTQEDMLLSPELPARETEAQLPSPPEHGPEEDLEVEPEPPPMLSLPLQPPLPPPRLLRPPSPPPEPETPEPPKPPIPLEPPPEDQPPRTPGLCGTLAKSQSTETVPATPGGEPPLSGGSSGLSLSSPQVPGSPFSYPSPSPGLSSGGLPRTPGRDFTFTPTFPEPSGPLLLPVCPLPAGRRDERSGPLASPVLLETGLPLPLSLPLPLPLTLPVPVPVPVPVLRAQPRPPTQLPPLLPASLAPCPPPMKRKPGRPRRSPPSILSLDGPLVRPPPGPALGRDLLLLSGQPQAPIFPGAHDPRAVTLDFRNTGIPAPPPPLPPQPPPPPPPPPVEPTKLPFKELDNQWPSEAIPPGPRRDEVTEEYMDLAKVRGPWRRPPKKRHEDLVAPSAASPEPSPPQPLFRPRSEFEEMTILYDIWNGGIDEEDIRFLCVTYERLLQQDNGMDWLNDTLWVYHPSTSLSSAKKKKRDDGIREHVTGCARSEGFYTIDKKDKLRYLNSSRASTDEPPMDTQQGMSIPAQPHASTRAGSERRSEQRRLLSSFTGSCDSDLLKFNQLKFRKKKLKFCKSHIHDWGLFAMEPIAADEMVIEYVGQNIRQVIADMREKRYEDEGIGSSYMFRVDHDTIIDATKCGNFARFINHSCNPNCYAKVITVESQKKIVIYSKQHINVNEEITYDYKFPIEDVKIPCLCGSENCRGTLN from the exons ATGGAGAACagtcacccccaccaccaccaccagcagccccCGCCGCAGCCCGGCCCTTCGGGCGAGAGGAGGAACCACCATTGGAGAAGTTACAAGTTGATGATTGACCCGGCTCTGAAAAAGGGGCACCATAAACTGTACCGCTACGATGGGCAGCATTTCAGCCTGGCG ATGTCCAGCAACCGCCCGGTGGAAATCGTGGAAGATCCCCGGGTGGTCGGAATCTGGACCAAAACCAAGGAGCTGGAGCTGTCGGTGCCCAAATTCAAG ATCGATGAGTTCTACGTGGGCCCTGTGCCTCCGAAGCAGGTGACATTTGCCAAGCTGAATGACAACATCCGCGAAAACTTCCTAAGGGACATGTGCAAAAAGTATGGGGAGGTGGAAGAGGTGGAGATTTTGTATAACCCGAAGACCAAGAAACACCTGGGGATTGCCAAGGTGGTCTTTGCCACGGTCAGGGGCGCCAAGGAGGCGGTCCAGCACCTGCATAGTACTTCTGTCATGGGCAACATTATCCACGTGGAGCTGGACACCAAAG GGGAAACTCGCATGCGCTTCTATGAACTGTTGGTCACCGGCCGGTACACCCCCCAGACCCTCCCAGTGGGTGAGCTGGATGCTGTTTCTCCAATTGTGAACGAGACCCTGCAG ctgTCAGATGCTCTGAAGCGCCTCAAGGATGGCAGCCTGTCTGCAGGCTGTGGCTCTGGCTCCTCCTCCGTCACCCCCAACAGCGGCGGGACCCCCTTCTCCCAGGACACAGCTTATTCCAGCTGCCGCCTGGACACCCCCAACTCCTACGGACAAGGCACCCCGCTCACGCCTCGCCTGGGCACCCCTTTCTCCCAAGACTCCAGCTATTCCAGTCGCCAGCCCACACCCTCCTACCTCTTCGGCCAGGACCCCACAGCCACCTTCAAGGCGCGGCGGCATGAGAGCAAGTTCACCGATGCCTACAACCGCCGCCACGAGCATCACTATGTCCACAATTCCTCCGTGGCTGCCGTGGCGGGAGCCACGACCACTTTCCGAGGCTCCTCAGACCTTCCCTTTGGCAGCAGCGGAGCCAGCAGCGGCCCCCCCTTCAAGACCCAGTCCCAGGATTCGGCCTCCTTTGCCCACACTCCACCTCCTGCCCAAGCAGCCCCTGCCTCTGGATTCAAGTCAGCTTTTTCTCCGTATCAGACTCccgccccccccttccccccgccccccgaggagcccaccgccgccgccgctgctgcagCAGCCTTTGGGACCCGTGACAGCGGGGAGTTCCGGAGGGCAcccgcacccccacccctaccGCCGTCGGAACCTCCGGCCAAGGAGAAGCCGGGCACCCCTCCTGGCCCCCCACCCCCTGACCACAACAGCATGGAGCTGGGCGGTAGGCCGACCTTCGGCTGGAGTCCTGAGCCCTGCGACAGCCCGGGCACACCCACCCTGGAGTCATCTCCTGCGGGGCCGGAGAAGCCCCACGACAGCCTGGACTCGCGCATTGAGATGCTGTTGAAAGAGCAGCGCACCAAGCTGCCCTTCCTGCGCGAGCAGGACTCAGACACCGAGCTCCAGATGGAGGGcagccccatctcctcctcctcctcccagctctccccgCTCACCCACTTCGGCACCAACTCGCAGCCTGGCTTCCGCGGCCCCTCACCGCCCTCCTCGCGGCCCTCCAGCACAGGCCTAGAGGACATCAGCCCgacaccactgcctgattctgaTGAGGACGAtgacctgggcctgggcctggggcctCGGCCCCCCCCTGAGCCGGGCCCCCCAGACCCTATGGGTCTTGTAGGCCAGACAGCCGAGGCGGCTTTGGACCTGGCAGGAGACAGGACCCCGACCTCAGAGAGGATGGATGAG GGCCAGCAGTCCTCAGGAGAGGACATGGAGATCTCAGATGACGAGATGCCCTCGGCCCCCATCACCAGCGCTGACTGCCCCAAGCCCATGGTGGTGACCCCAGGGGCGGGGGCCGTGGCGGCCCCCAACGTGCTGGCTCCAAACCTGCCCCTACCCCCGCCCCCTGGTTTCCCTCCGTTGCCCCCGCCCCCTCCACCGCCACCCCCACAGCCTGGCTTTCCCatgcccccacctctgcctcctcccccgcccccgcccccgccgtcCCATCCCGCAGTGACAGTGCCCCCACCGCCCTTGCCAGCGCCACCGGGCGTCCCCCCGCCACCCATcctgccccccctgccccccttCCCGCCGGGACTGTTTCCTGTGATGCAGGTGGACATGAGCCACGTTCTGGGTGGCCAGTGGGGTGGCATGCCCATGTCCTTCCAGATGCAAACCCAGATGCTAAGCCGGCTGATGACCGGCCAGGGCGCCTGTCCCTACCCACCCTTCAtggccgccgcggccgccgccgcctcggCCGGACTGCAGTTTGTCAACCTGCCCCCCTACCGGGGCCCCTTCTCGCTGAGCAACAGCGGCCCAGGCCGCGGGCAGCACTGGCCACCCCTGCCCAAGTTCGACCCCTCCGTGCCGCCGCCGGGCTACGTGCCCCGCCAGGAGGACCCGCACAAGGCCACGGTGGATGGGGTCCTGCTGGTGGTCCTCAAGGAGCTCAAGGCCATCATGAAGCGAGATCTCAACCGCaagatggtggaggtggtggcctTCCGCGCCTTTGACGAGTGGTGGGACAAGAAGGAGCGGATGGCCAAG GCCTCGCTGACGCCCGTGAAGTCCGGTGAGCACAAGGATGAGGACAGGCCAAAGCCTAAAGACCGAATCGCCTCGTGTCTGCTGGAGTCGTGGGGCAAGGGCGAGGGCCTGGGTTACGAGGGCCTGGGCCTTGGCATTGGACTGCGAGGCGCCATCCGCCTGCCCTCCTTCAAGGTCAAGAGGAAGGAGCCGCCAGACACAGCCTCCTCTGGTGACCAGAAGCGGCTGCGGCCCTCGACGTCGGTGGACGAGGATGATGAAG AGTCGGAACGGGAGCGTGACCGGGACATGGCCGATGCCCCCTGCGAACTCGCCAAGCGGGACCCCAAAAGCGTGGGCGTGCGGCGCCGGCCAGCGcggcccctggagctggacagtggtggggaAGAGGATGAGAAGGAGTCCTTGTctgtgtcctcctcttcctcagcgtCCTCATCCTCGGGATCTTCCTCCACCTCACCCTCATCCTCAGCCTcagacaaggaggaagaggagcaagaaagcactgaggaggaagaggaggaagcagaggaggaggaggaagaggaggaagaaggcccCAGGAGCCACGTTTCCTCACCCTCATCCTCGTCCACCTCTGATAAG GATGATGATGACAGTGACGACCAGATTGATTCTGATAACGATGACCAAGACATTGCCCTGTCAGAGGCGAGTGAGAAGGACAGTGGAGACTCTGAGGAAG aggagacagagagcatCGCCACCTCAAAGGCCGTAGCCGAGTCGTCATCCAGTGAAAGTTCCGAGTCTTCCGAGTATGAATCCAGTTCGGAGTCATCCTcgtcctcatcttcatcctcagaGGATGAAGAGGACATGGCCGaacctggggaggaagaggaagaggaggaggaaaaagagaccGCGATGGCCACAGCGATGGTAGTGGCAATGGCCGATGAGAACATGCCTCCGGCAGGTGGCCAGGACTTTGAGCAAGAGAGGGCAGAAGTGCCTCTGGGCCCAGGAGCCCCCATGGGGGAGTCCTTGGgcacagaagaggaagtggacatTGAGGCTGCGGACGAAGTCCCCGAGATGCAGACTCCCATGCTGGAGGAGGCTCCCTTGCCCGTGGGTGCTCAGGAGCTGGAAGGGAGCAAAGAGCCCCGAGAAGAGCCAGTCCCAGACACACAAGAGGACATGTTGCTGTCTCCAGAGCTCCCTGCCAGGGAGACAGAGGCCCAGCTCCCATCACCTCCTGAACACGGTCCAG AGGAAGACCTGGAAGTGGAGCCCGAGCCTCCTCCCATGCTGTCCTTGCCCCTGCAGCCGCCATTGCCGCCCCCTCGGTTGCTCCggccccccagcccaccacctGAGCCCGAAACCCCAGAGCCCCCCAAACCTCCCATCCCCCTGGAGCCTCCCCCCGAGGACCAGCCTCCGCGTACGCCAGGTCTCTGTGGCACCCTGGCCAAGTCACAGAGCACAGAGACGGTGCCCGCCACCCCAGGCGGGGAGCCCCCACTGTCGGGGGGCAGCAGCGGCCTGTCCCTGAGCTCCCCCCAGGTGCCTGGCAGCCCCTTCTCCTATCCGTCCCCGTCCCCCGGCTTGAGCAGTGGGGGCCTCCCGCGGACACCTGGCCGGGACTTCACCTTCACGCCCACGTTCCCTGAGCCCAGCGGACCCTTGCTGCTCCCCGTCTGTCCCCTGCCAGCCGGTCGACGCGATGAGCGCTCGGGCCCCCTGGCCTCCCCGGTGCTCCTGGAGACCGGCCtgcctctccccctttccctgcctctgcccttgccTCTGACGCTGCCCGTCCCGGTCCCCGTCCCCGTCCCTGTCCTAAGGGCCCAGCCTCGGCCCCCGACCCAGCTGCCTCCCCTGCTCCCTGCTTCCCTAGCTCCGTGCCCGCCCCCCATGAAGAGGAAGCCAGGCCGGCCCCGGCGATCCCCGCCATCTATCCTGTCCCTGGATGGACCTTTGGTCCGGCCACCCCCAGGGCCCGCCCTCGGGAGGGACCTGCTGCTCCTGTCGGGCCAGCCCCAGGCCCCCATCTTCCCCGGCGCACATGACCCTCGGGCCGTGACTTTGGACTTCCGGAACACAGGGATCCCAGCGCCCCCGCCGCCCCTCCCGCCCcagcccccgccgcccccgcccccgccccccgtgGAGCCCACCAAACTGCCCTTCAAGGAGCTGGACAACCAGTGGCCCTCCGAGGCCATCCCCCCGGGACCTCGCCGCGATGAAGTCACCGAGGAGTACATGGACCTGGCCAAGGTGCGCGGACCGTGGCGGCGGCCACCCAAGAAGCGCCACGAGGACCTGGTGGCCCCCTCGGCGGCCTCCCCGGAGCCCTCGCCGCCCCAGCCCCTCTTCCGGCCCCGCTCAGAGTTTGAGGAGATGACCATCCTGTATGACATCTGGAACGGTGGCATCGACGAGGAGGACATCCGCTTCCTGTGCGTCACCTACGAGCGCCTGTTGCAGCAGGACAACGGCATGGACTGGCTGAACGACACCCTCTGGGTCTACCATCCCT ccaccagcCTCTCGTCAGCAAAGAAGAAGAAACGGGATGATGGCATCCGCGAGCACGTGACAGGCTGCGCCCGAAGCGAGGGCTTCTACACCATCGACAAGAAAGACAAGCTGAGATACCTCAACAGCAGCCGTGCGAGCACCGACGAGCCCCCCATGGATACCCAG CAGGGTATGAGCATCCCGGCCCAGCCCCACGCCTCCACCCGGGCAGGCTCAGAGCGGCGATCTGAGCAACGGCGGCTGCTGTCCTCCTTCACTGGCAGCTGTGACAGCGACCTGCTCAAGTTCAACCAGCTCAAG TTTCGGAAGAAAAAGCTCAAATTCTGTAAGAGCCACATTCACGACTGGGGCCTGTTTGCTATGGAGCCTATTGCTGCTGATGAGATGGTCATCGAATATGTGGGCCAGAACATCCGCCAA GTGATTGCGGACATGAGGGAGAAACGGTATGAAGACGAAGGCATCGGAAGCAGCTACATGTTCAGGGTCGACCACGACACCATCATCGACGCCACCAAGTGCGGCAACTTTGCACGCTTCATAAACCACAGCTGCAAT CCCAACTGCTACGCCAAGGTGATCACGGTGGAGTCACAGAAGAAGATCGTCATCTACTCCAAGCAGCACATCAACGTCAACGAGGAGATCACGTACGACTACAAGTTCCCTATTGAGGACGTcaagatcccctgcctctgtggCTCCGAGAACTGCCGGGGGACCCTCAACTAG